The window AACTCTGTTTTAGACACAATATTATATTCTTAAcgtttcatttttgtattttggaatatcaaaatatttggttggaaattaaaaacaaacaaacacatgaatTGGTTATAGTATGGATTTAAAaccccactttgatgaaaatggtatttttgatgtttttaacatattattgtgccatttttctgattatgaagGACATATACCaaaaaaatcaagcttaaaattgaatttctgattatttatttttttaaattcttgagattttaaacaacaacaaaaaatggcgcTAAAAAAATACCTTGTTTGCCAcgaggccacaagctcctgctCCTAGTTTTCagtaacagggaggggaagtaGGGGAAGGATTGctcttagaggtgaatttctaatgaactactgccactctgcagaagctatttCCCAGAAAAactacagtttttgtttttgacaaaaaactgggaactcttttagaaaattggagtgggtctttaattgtgGGGAAAGTTGATTTGATGTGCAGTGCTCTtattacaaaaaacaataaaaaaaaaaaaagtacttttacaAGTTACAGACGAAGTGACACATTTAATACACAGCTAGTATGCCCATAACTTTTATTGCTTCTTTATTAagagaaaaaactattttcattgtgattaTCTTATGGAGCAAAATGTTTTGTGTCTCTTTGTGGAGCTCGAATCAAAGTAAAAgagtgacgtctttaaaaaaacatctcatgaatacaataataataaatacaagACGTTTTTGAAGTTCATGGTTTACagtcaaatgaaaaatgtatgaaatatTAGTGCCTGATAGAAAACACCATTGATGCACAAGTGAATAGAAAATCAATGACATcacattcattttaataaaagtgtgttttactgggaatcaaaataaaacgtgCTCTAACTGTGTACAAGACTGCTGACAATATTCAGACAATGCAGGTATTTATTGGTACGCATGTGCTGAGTCTCAACTGCTTATAGTTGAAAGCTGAAAATATCCATATTTAGCATTGTTTATTGACTGTTTTTCATACCCATGCACATGTTTATTTTGTCAAAGCAAAGAGTATTTTATCCTCGGGTTACATATTTAAAGCCACATACAATAAAGGATTAATTTTACATGTCCTCTACTGAACTGCTGTCTATTGATTCAGCAGAAATCTCAAACCTCTTTAGTCATTCAAGTCCAATTGTATCAGGCTACtgggctaaaaataaaaatgtctcacATTCTGAGATGACAAAATGATCGATAATGTCTCTGAAGAGGAATGACATGAATCCGACTCTCTTGTAATCGTCCCCCACATACAAAAGACTCGCACAGACAGATGGTCATTACCCAAGTGTCTCAAAAGAGCCTTGAGGGCTGAAACACAACAGAGCTGACTGAAACTGTTCATTTGACAGCGATTTATGAGGTATCCTTCCAACATCCTCTTTAtgatctgcttttttttggtcttattTGGCAACAAGTTTCCTTCCCACAGTTATGGCACAATGACTGATTTTCCTGGTAGCAGTTCCAGTCTGAGCATAGGAACCAGAAAGGCACATTTATTGACATCCCAACGGATCAACTTCTCTCCTTGTGACTCAGTCTGAGCATCATTCTGTCTGTCTCGGCATCTCCCTGTCTGGAGCCTTACCAATCATGCATCCGATACCTGTGCCTGTGCTGGCATGAACCCATTCAGCTTGCTGCGCTCCATTACATATTGTGACAGGTTTGTCAGGCTGATGTTTCCCTCTTTcctttctctgttttcctcctctATCTCCCCATCCTCTTCGTCCCTcgtctcctgctcctcctgcatgGCGCCACTGTTGCTTATACCCACACTTGCTCGTCTGACGTCGTCAGGAATGTTCCTGCGCAGCTCGCGGTTCTTATTGCGTCTGGCCAGCTTGGTGAGGGATCCGAAGCGTAGGTTGAAGAGATTTTCCTCTGAGGAAGAGGCTGTCTGTGGAGTCTGCTCGCTTCCCTGTTGATCGTACGGCTCGCAGGCCCCTTTTAGCCTCAGGTTGTTCAGTTTGGTGTCAATGCTCTCCTGAGAGGAAGTCTTAAATCTGCCAGCGTCCAGACTGGCAAACATGGCCCGTTTCTCTGGGGACAGCATGTCCAGAGAGTGGGCTCGCTGCTCCAGGCCCAGCTGGCGGCGCTCCATACTGCGGATGGTGGCGGCCCGCTGAAGCTTATCGTGGATTTCGACACTTAGACGGCGACGTGTTTCACGAAACTCCGCTCGCACATTTGCCTTCCACTCAGCTGCATGAGCTTTGAATTCACCAACCTGTGAATGATAGACAATAATCACAGATCAGTAACAAAGTTAAGTTTATAAAACAGTGGAAAGAATTTTAATGATAAAACCCAGTGTCCTACAGAAATAGCTTCTGTCAAACTGATGCATAACCTTTAAAGAAAGAATATTTCAAAGTGTCAGGCAATTAGCAAAAGTATTTCCTAAATTGCAGAACTTTTACTTTTGCTTTAACAAATCCAGAGTTTGCTGCGTTACCTCCATAACTTTAAAATGACACCCAAAATACACGTCTACACAATTAGAAAACCTGGTCAAAAACTTTAAGATCttttaaagaatgaaaataatgtattttaagttttttagcatgttctggtagcatttttctgatgatggaaggcATAcgtaaagaaaatttagcttaaaatggcatttctgagcgtttctttattcaaatcagatAAATTGTCTGCAATCTGTCTACACTACTCATCCACTTGTTGACAAATAGCTTCATGTAAGTTCTTGTTGCATTCTCTGAcgactgtacagctggatagctccaatattgctcaccatttttattgcacaagTAATGTTAAGTTTTTGGGGGGGTGAGGAGCTGAAAGCGAGcaggaaagcatgtaaacaaagagctctcatcAACTGGGAGGAGAaggcctgctgctctgcagaaactacgtcccaGACAGAAACGTACAGAGCTTTagtgattttggctaaaaactgcatactCATAtataaaagaccaccgggaagggttttaaaataaatcaaaagatgatcggagtgggattttaacacACAGTGTCCCCTCGCTTATCGCTgaagttacgttctaaaaatgaCCAACGATAGGTGAAATCCGCAAAGTAGGATTATAGATCTTTTagggctgtaaaacccctcatgACACACTTAATACCCTTTTTTCAGTTAGAtattaaaattttttttctctttttttcagagttcaaagttcaaactcatagaaaaataagtccaggattGTAGAATGAAACCAAATATCTGCTCAGGGATTCATTTAAAGGTGGCAAGCTGGAGAGATTCTGTATAGGAGACACAGCCCCGAGGAGTTTGATTGataaggtctacagccaatcaggacgcagaacaaagagcagtgtgaaaaatgaaaaacaaaagaatacaaAACTGCACTGAATAAAATCTGTGAAACCGCAGAAAGTGATACATAGCAAGGTACcacagtattttaaaaaatctgagtCAATTCCCTAACAATAAAATGACACTGTGACCTCTAAATGGAAATTTTCCAAAACATCTGACCACGGTTAGAAAACTTggttaaaaagctttaaatcttTCAAACAGTCATTACCTAAATCTTTTTGTTGACCGTCAATACCTCAATCGAaatgagaggaaaagaaaaggaagggtAATACAAGCTGAGTTTTTGAGCTCTGCTGTTCTAATGTAATATTGAGCAGTATAATCTAATAAACCCAACCTCTTCTTTGGTCTTCTTAGAAAGCATTCGAAGCCAGTCTCCAATCATGCTGAGAACAGCTGCAAAGTATGCCAAACCCACAAGGATCCAGAACCACACCAGAGGCTTGTACCAGTTTTTATAGTCGATCTTCCTGTTTCCACCTGAAGGAGAAACGAGGACGACAGTATGGTCAGCATTCACAGCACGGCAGCCAATGACGAAACACATTGATGTCATGTGGTTTTACCTGCCACATAATCTCCTATTCCCACTGTTGTGAGAGTGATCACAACAAAGTAGATGGCGTCCAGCGTGCTCCAGTCCTCAATGTATTTAAAGATGACAGCAGGGATGGTGACAAAGACTATGCAGCCAGCCAGGATGAACAGGATGGCCGACGTCACTCTAATCTTCGTTTGGCtgatctgtttgtgtttttgctaaGACAATATGAAAGAGATCCTATTATTATGAGAAGACACATCATACCATTTATGAGTGGCAGcgtgaacaaagaaaaacatgaaaacatgatgCTCAGTGGAGAAATTTTGACACATTCTAAGTCGTGTTTGACCAGAAAGCAGTTAAGAGTTGGATTTGGTTACATGACCAAAACAGGAACATCAACTCCTAAATTGTTGTTTGGATAGTATGCAATACATTAGAAAATAACAGCAGCAGACGAATAGCTTTGTCAGCTATGGTCGTGTTTATTTTGACACCCATCTTAACATCGTAGACATTGTTTCCCCTGAGAAAAATAAGCTAAATTAATGGCATATTTTATTTGTGGACTTCATTGTCCATGGATTAATTTAATTACTGCACAAACAATTAAAGTTCGTAAGGCCCAATGTACTTCTATTTGGGGGATTGTCGTAATAATTATATAAAGACTCGCTCCGATGAAACTTTTGTTTCTAACATGATCCTGTGGCATTCTTCTGACATCTACAGTATGCAAAATAATTAAgcaaaaagttgcatttctgaggttttatattttcaatttgttgtgatttagaagcagatgaaaaatgctgttgaaaaaatatttgtcgTGTAAAAAATACGCTGGACAGGcaacaagctccttgctctgctccattccgaaacacccacttgtagatgactagatccagggaaaggaaggagggggggaggTTGCTCCTCGCTGACGGCCCTGCTCACaatgtgaatttctaatgaactactgccgctctgcagacactatgtcctaaaaaatgacactgATTTTTTCATTCTGACTAAAAGCggcataataataaataaaaaatcactgggaatgctttacaATAGAGCAAAAGATGATTATAGTGGGACTTTGAAGCCAATGTCAAGAATGCTAGGGCTGGAATGTGCTACAGGATGAGTACTAAAGTGTACAGCAATGGCAATAGGAAACAATGGATAtgcaaaaaagacagaaaattttAACCAAcagttaataataattttaaactataactaaaatatgatttaagcctaaaaaatacaaatagacaaaaaaaactcaccctaaaccttttttccactttcaaaatgcttttaacaAAGATGGTCCCCAGCTGGTCTCCAATCCCCGCCAACAGGAAGCCAAAGAGAGGGATGCCAAATATGGCATAAAAGATGCAGAAGATTTTCCCACCTTGGGTACTTGGAGCAATGTTACCATAACCTgttgaaacatttcaaacacaacaaggaggagaaagagaaaaaaaagtaagaaatgagGAGCTCTTACATAAAAGATTGAAAGTAAAGAGGTAACAGGTTAGAGGTGGTTGGTAAGACAAGAAGCAGAAGTCAATGAAGACTTTCTTATGCAACCTAATCAATTGAAGTCTTACATAATACATCTAAGTGCATAAGAAGGCTCTCAGGAAGGCAATAATTAGGTTCCCCTTAAAACCTATTGCATTAATAATGACTTCTCAGTGGCACACAATGACACAAATGAGAAGTCAGGGAAACAAAACACTATATTTGACTTTTGTTAATTCCACTGCAACCTGTGACTCACACCTGGCAACATTTTCTTATTAAACCTTTTACAGATGCTTCAAAAAAATGGTGGCATCTTAGTAAAGAAGCTCCCAAGTTTTTATGTTTAGCATCCGTCTATTTTGgcatttctaatattttttccgattattttaatgtagaacagtttaatttttttaattaaacaaataacTGACAGTGATTGTAGGTGAAACATGTTATACATTTTGATCATGTGTactgtattttgttttatacCTATGGTTGTAATGACAGTTCCGGCAAAGAAGAAGGCGCTGCTGAGATCCCAGAAACTGGAGTTGTAGGTGGTATCCAGAGGTCTCAATCCTGGACTGACAGCATCCATGGCATgctaagagataaaaaaaaactatggtaAGGAAAATATCTGCTTTTAAATTCAGCTACTGTTAGTTCCTAATCTTTCTTTGACTGAAAACCCATCagataaaatcacaacaaaccCAGCTCTGCTTCATTTTagtctaaaaacctgtgtagaaaattaattttagttcctccattgtttttgttggaatttgcaacaagaaaataaagtttttttcatactgtaaaatattttaatcattttatttgttgaGCTTCTTTCATCAACATGTCTGGAACACAAAACATATAAACACAGGTTAAAGTTGAACATTACACTGTAGAAGACACTGTGACTAGTAGTTAAGGTTAAATTATAGAAGACATATTCAAATGTTAAACCCTAATAGCCATAATATCTTTAAAATGGAATCACCTTAAAGCGTAACTGAAATTACGTGGGAGAAGGGAGGAAAAGAATGCATCATAAGGccctgaaaatgaaaataaaacagattttttctgTAAGTAGTTCCTTGTATTTAGATCTAACCACAATTAAATAGCAtctgaaaaccaaaacaaaaaagtatttttgcttCCACGCAGAAATCCAGCACCCAATTACAAGGTCTGTTCTGAACCAACAGGTGTTTTCCGAAGTTCAAGGCTTTCAATTCTAATTCCATGTAATTTCCTTTCATGTAATATTCTTTATCAAAGGTTTCTCAAAAGTTTTCAATTTTTAGAGTcaaaaagaacagatttttaagtctgtttttcccGACTCTCTGGGAATCAAATTCTTCCAGAGGCAAAGCAGTTCTTTTTAAACCCTGTGACGCCTTTTAatacaaatatgcatcaaaccacttagGCTCcgaaattaccttaatttagcatttacataaaagcaaaaacattagtaattttttgtaaagctgaaaataaattcaggtgtcaAGGGGTTGAATTTTCCAGTTATTTAGTGAACCTCTCTGAGAGCAGCTGCTACACAAAAACATCTGATTATGCACCATAAAGACTTGTTCTTGCTAACAGGTAGCAcaagatcattttaaaatattcagcgTTTCTATACTTCTCACATGGAGCTGTGTTTTTTCCCACCCAGCTTACATGTCCTCACAGTTCCTGAAGTTGTTGAAGATGTTGTGTTTTCATCTTCGTtcagtcttttcttttattttatttaaaaaaaaggaaatgttcaaTCTTCTATAGtactttaaaatcttaaaaaatgtttttgtttgtttttttttcagttactaCATGCACATTTTTATATCAAATAAGCACCACCTCACAGGGTGCAGCTGTTAAACATCTGTTTGGTTTAAATATGAAACCATctaaaaacaggaagtacacTTTATGTCGGACAGTGTTATTTATCCATGTGTTTGGCCTGGACACACTTCCAAGTACAGAGAAGTAAGGAACCAAACTGATGACATCCCAGATGGAAAAAGACTTTCCCATTAAGTCTGTGAGTCCTTCAGCTTTATCCTCATTTCAACTTGCCTATTAGAAAATATTTACTGCATCATTGATCTCCCTCTGTGCTTCATTACATGGCAATGAAAATTTCATTTCctttccagtgttttcctcatttttgtgtttatgggAGACTTTAGCaaataaaggaagaaaaaaaacgagaaTGATTTTGCCCAGAAGATTTTGAAAGATTACTGCAAACAAGAAGACaactgcaaaagaaaagaaaagaactcTATCTCTTAAGGCTGCAGTATTCTGCTTTTTAAACTCTTCAAAACAATTCACAATTTATCCTTCCAAGCTTTCCGTGAGATGCACGTTCATTTGATAAAATTTTCATACTCTACCGTGGCATACATTTCACAGCAATCTGCTTTAAAGCGTATGC is drawn from Oryzias latipes chromosome 22, ASM223467v1 and contains these coding sequences:
- the kcnk10 gene encoding potassium channel subfamily K member 10 isoform X1, with protein sequence MKFPVENPTKQVNWDPEQVAVQTNLVPPKKAQPGMVKSTLVQASVATMQNPMGCDPKTNGHCQLPRLSISSRSTSVVASLDANSDGSVASLHSVMKWKTVLAVFIVVVLYLICGALAFKALEQPFETNQKTSLTLQKASFLERHPCVSPDELNTIIEHAMDAVSPGLRPLDTTYNSSFWDLSSAFFFAGTVITTIGYGNIAPSTQGGKIFCIFYAIFGIPLFGFLLAGIGDQLGTIFVKSILKVEKRFRQKHKQISQTKIRVTSAILFILAGCIVFVTIPAVIFKYIEDWSTLDAIYFVVITLTTVGIGDYVAGGNRKIDYKNWYKPLVWFWILVGLAYFAAVLSMIGDWLRMLSKKTKEEVGEFKAHAAEWKANVRAEFRETRRRLSVEIHDKLQRAATIRSMERRQLGLEQRAHSLDMLSPEKRAMFASLDAGRFKTSSQESIDTKLNNLRLKGACEPYDQQGSEQTPQTASSSEENLFNLRFGSLTKLARRNKNRELRRNIPDDVRRASVGISNSGAMQEEQETRDEEDGEIEEENRERKEGNISLTNLSQYVMERSKLNGFMPAQAQVSDA
- the kcnk10 gene encoding potassium channel subfamily K member 10 isoform X2 codes for the protein MAVQTNLVPPKKAQPGMVKSTLVQASVATMQNPMGCDPKTNGHCQLPRLSISSRSTSVVASLDANSDGSVASLHSVMKWKTVLAVFIVVVLYLICGALAFKALEQPFETNQKTSLTLQKASFLERHPCVSPDELNTIIEHAMDAVSPGLRPLDTTYNSSFWDLSSAFFFAGTVITTIGYGNIAPSTQGGKIFCIFYAIFGIPLFGFLLAGIGDQLGTIFVKSILKVEKRFRQKHKQISQTKIRVTSAILFILAGCIVFVTIPAVIFKYIEDWSTLDAIYFVVITLTTVGIGDYVAGGNRKIDYKNWYKPLVWFWILVGLAYFAAVLSMIGDWLRMLSKKTKEEVGEFKAHAAEWKANVRAEFRETRRRLSVEIHDKLQRAATIRSMERRQLGLEQRAHSLDMLSPEKRAMFASLDAGRFKTSSQESIDTKLNNLRLKGACEPYDQQGSEQTPQTASSSEENLFNLRFGSLTKLARRNKNRELRRNIPDDVRRASVGISNSGAMQEEQETRDEEDGEIEEENRERKEGNISLTNLSQYVMERSKLNGFMPAQAQVSDA